GAATTAACTTGGATAACGAAGGGGCACTCAAGGCAAAAGATATAGCACCGACTCCGGCTGGTTTTGGCACAAGGCGTAATGTGGTTGGTGTGGCCAACCTCAGATTGTGAGTTATCTACAATAAGGATTGTATTTTGGATTAGGATCACACAAAGAATTTGCATTTATTTTATCTTGGCCTTCTACATAATATTCAAGTTGGACGGCACGACAGCACTCTTAAATTTAGCTAGATGGACCAACTTTGCTGAGTAGGAGCCATCAGCCGCCCATCTCTAGGTGATGGAAGTGTGGGGTGGCTGGGAGAGATTAACGTGTTGGAGGTGCGATCACCGACCATTTGTTGCTCCTCCTGATGAGTCGAAACAGAGATGatgcgatggctttaggcgctgTGCCATTGAGCCATCTGCCATGCCAGCCTTGTTGCCATCTCCTAAGGCAATGGTGGTTGAAGTTTCGAAGGGACTGGTCGATTGCGTCGCAATGAAAGGGGAGGCGGAGGCCCGCCCATGGTTTGGAGTCGCCGACCCAGGCAAACCAGAGCCGACGAATGCATAGGGCCCGGCTGAATTTCTCCAAATCGAGAACTCCGAGCCCCCCCGAGCTTGCGGGGACGACATGCACCGTCAAAAAATCGCCGGTTGAAGCCCGGTGATTTCACCGGCCTACTCTGCCGCTCTAGCTATGGAGTCCAGAGCAGCCTCCCCTCCCTGTTGCGCACTGTTGGGCTGTCGCGGCAATCCACGGCCGGCGTCGGTGGATGGATGGCCCGCGCAGCCCTTTAGGTGTGTTGGGTAAGAGGCAAAGCCAGATGGGAAAATGAGATGGGATAACACTATTTATATTGGTGGGGATGATGatactttttttatttaattggaCGGATATAATGggcatttttttatttagttagatGGACTAGAATGTATGAAAATAGAATCATCAATTAATTATatctttaattttaaataataaccattaataatacactaatcaacTTGTACTAACGTGTATTAATATTACTTTTGCTATAGTCATTactaattaataataaaatatactaattaaccttaatcatactctaattagctcattGGTTGCCACTAATTAACATATTAATCCTTACAAACTctaatcttatagtaatatatactaataagtaatacaaCATATTAATATtactaattattttactaataagtATAATTAGTTAAGGTAGAGGGCTTTATCCTACCGGTTTGAAGAGATAGTTCATCCAATATATTAAAAGAATATTCCTAAAAAGAAAGATCCCATTCCTACTGTTCTAAAGTAAACATCGTAAAAACAAGAATAACACTCTTATCTCATTACATCTCTTAAACCAAACACTCCATTAACTGCCCCCATACAAGAAGCCGCGGCAGCAAGCAGGCGATACTGCAATGTACCGCCACAGTGCAGTGCAGGGTAAAATGATGGACGAGACGCGTTGCCCAAATAGGGTAGGGGGGGGGGCTCTACGACGTAGGAACCTTTCTAGTTTTGCTGTTGCTGCTACAACTACGGGGCAATGAATTTTGGCCTCTGTTATTACTCTCCCGTGTCGTCTCCTTGGCCGCATGGGTAGTACCAAGTTATGCACTGCACACATGTCTGATCAGTGACAAGGAACATCAACCATATGCAGTAGTAGTACAGGAGTATTTGTCTTTCTCTGCAGTTGAAAATACTGAATAAATAACAGTgacaaatttatttatttagggATTAGGGATGCACGACACGAATTCACGGTTTTTTTTTCCATGTACCGTGGGAGAAAAAGAAGCACGGACGCCGAACCCATGTCTGCACGTCAAGGTTTGGAGCAGGACTGCATACCGAGCCTCGCTTGTGTGCAGACAGGGGGTAACTCATGCACGGCGTGTACGAGGCGGTGCTATGAAAAAACGTGTGCTCCGCAAGGGAGGGCGCACGCTCCTGCAAGCAAACGTGAATGCCTCAGTGAGGCTCGCGTATATATCGATCACCTGTTCTTTCACCTGGATCGCGATTCTGGATCCCCTCATCAAGAGCCTGTTAGCATAAAAACGCGCGgtttttttgtgaaaattacTGTCTAAAAATGACATGGTTTACGTTTAGAAAAATGACATGGCTCAAATGGTTCGCACGTCATTCGATGTGAGACGGAGGGTGAGGATCTGGATCGAGCTCTTGTCCACTACTCAACCTCCACACCTCACATCTGACATCTCATAACAAGTCATAACCACCGATCGATTAAGCAGTGCTAAGTCTAGAGCTAGAAAAGGAGAAACTGGACGTTCGTTGCCCATGGCTGCTCCCTTTTCCCTATGAAATCCTGCCGAAACCTCACATTGTCTCTTGGCATCAGCTAGCTGCACTCTTCGCAAACAAGCTCGCTTGTTACAACAGTCGCCATCCGTTGTCAGTGGCTCATCACTGCTACGTTGCCGCTCTACGTCTCTCTCAAAAGATTTGCTTTCTCGCTGCAGTTTCCATACAGTTTGCAGCCTTCAACTGTATCTGGCTAGCCCTTGATATCTTGGCTGGGAGGGCTCTAGAAATGGATCCGCCACCGGCGCCGTTcccctcctcgtcctcgcccCCGTCGACGCCGCCCTCGAACGCGAGTATCACCATGGTGATCATCACCGTCGTCGGCATCATCGCGGCGTTCGCGCTTCTCGCGAGCTACTACGCGTTCGTGACCAAGTGCCAGCTGCTCCGCGCGCTCTGGTCGCGCCACCCGCCGTGGCACCGACGCGTGCGGGGCGCCGGCGGCCGGGAGCCGTCCGTCATCCGCGCAGTGGCGACCGAGGACCGGGGGCTCGGACTGACGCTCATCCGCATGCTCCCGGTCGTCAAGTTCACGGCGGCGGCCTGCGACGTCGACAACGGCATGGCCGGGAGGATATCCGTGTCAGAGTGTGCCGTGTGCCTGAGCGAGTTCGTGGAGCGGGAGCGCGTCCGGCTGCTGCCCAACTGCTCCCACGCCTTCCACATCGACTGCATCGACACGTGGCTGCAGGGCAGCGCCCGGTGCCCCTTCTGCCGGAGCGACGTCAGGCTGGCGGCTACGCGGTTGCCGGCGGGCTGCACCTCGGCGACGACGGTCCCCGGCCACCGCCGAGACAACGAGCTGGCCAGCGACAGCATTGTGATAGAGGTGAGAGGGGAGCACGAGAGCTGGGTCAGCCACGGCAGTGCCACGCCGGCCGGCAGAAGGCTCCGACAGAAGCACAAGGCGGAGAGCGTAGGTGACGAGGTCATCGACACGAGGAAGAAAAACGAGGAGTTCGCGGTGCAGCCCTTGCGGCGGTCCCTCTCCCTGGACTCCTCCTGCGACAAGCACCTCTACGTGTCCGTCCAGGAGTTCCTCACCACGCAAAGGCAAGTGTGCCATTGACCATCGACGCCATAGCTGTGCAGATTACCCTGGCTAGATAGTGGCGATCGATTCTTTTGTAGGCCTTAGTGACTGGAAAAAAAGTAACGCTTTTATGGCTAGCTCTTTGTGCCCGGCACGACATTCTGGCATCCTGATGCGTTCCATGGTTGCAAGTCTCTTTcaatctcctttttttttttttcttttggagacAGATTGGAGGTCTCTTTCTGATCGATCATCCTCGCAGCTACGACCTACGATTGGCTGTAGCGGATCGAGCGCATGCATTTCTACGAGACCGTTACCCGTGAGAATCCGGGTTTTTTAACCGTTTTCATCTTGGCATTGGCCGTCCTGATCGGACGACCGTGAGCCCAACCGTTACCCGTGAGAATCCGGCTTTTTTAACCGTCTTCATCATGGCATTGGCCGTCCTGGTCGGACGATCGTGAGCCCGGCCGCCAGCTCCTCATGTGAGGACGCCCACATGTACAAAAGGtaattccttctctttttcttcttgttgcatCGATCTCCAGCTCCGTTTGGTGACCAATGCACGGCCAAGTAGTTAAGCGTGGATTGGACATCTCCTCTCCTGGCGTCCTAGGGTGAAACGTGAGATCGCTTGCAGCCGAGCGTCGAAGGCCTTGGATCCTAGCTAGGACACGAGCGAGGGCTCGTAGGCCAGCGCGGCGAGCATGCAAGTGTCGCCCGCGCCTGTGCCTCCGCGTGTGCGTGTGCACGGAGCACGGGCACGCCCGGCAGCTTTCCATCTGGACGATACGGCCTGGCGCGCTGTAGCGAGACAGGCCCGGGCTCGTCTACTGACATCAGCGCTAGCGTGGCGAGACGGCCGGGTAGGCAGCCGCGCGCGCCTGTCTTTTGCTTGCGCCAAGGCATACGGCAGCTCGGCCGGCTGGACCGGCCTCTGGTCCCGGCCGGCCTGGTAAATTCGATGGTAACAAACGATGAAGGAACTCATGTGATGCATATGTGTGTATGTACATGCCACATTTTCTCTCATGTGATGTGATGCTTACTTTTAAGATGTTGGATTTGCTTCATTGGATGAAGCTGGTAATGTAGTTGACTATGAGGTAAACCAGGCATGAAAACCAGATGCTTTACCAGTCGGATTGCATGCCATGTATGATCAAAGTGAGAAGTGAGTGTTGAGCAGAAAGTTTTTACAAGTGATATAAAACAGGATGCACGGACTTCTTTGGCTGCGTGGGTAGATTTGGTAAGTTGTTCCGGCCGGCACATAGGCCAATCATTTAGGGGGGTAATGGAGGGTGGGATGTCGACATTGAGGCGTGCTTTCGGGTGCGGCGTCGATCGATCACCAGCGATGTTCCGAGGGGACCAGCCGGGGAACTCACCAATCCAACCCAGCCCAACCCGGAAGGAATAAATGTGAATCGGCAGGAGTAACACTGCACAGTATGGCGGAGCAGATGGAACCCAGCTGCACGGAAAAAGTTGGGGCTTGCACGTTTGGGTGCTTGATCGATCAGGACCGCTACCAAATCCAAGCATTGCGCTGCAGGGTTGGTGAGGGGGGATGCATATGCTGCTAGGGCTGCTACTAGGTGCCTGGCCATAGGCTTTCTCATGCACTAGTACTACTCCGAGAAGAACGCTGGAGCATGATTCCTTGGTTTGGAAACACAACACTTTTGGAGTAACAACCGGACAGCACCACTTTTGTGGAGAATCTAGCAATGAATTTAACCTACTACGGACCTGTTTCGATTTGCATTCAAATCGTTATTTTTAAGATATTGCATTCAAATCATTATGATTACATTCTAGGGATTCCTAGAACAACCTCTGATTtggattcaaaattttctttatccAAAAAATATGGCCAAACAGTAAATCAGGAATACACAGGACCTTCCGAGTGAACCGTGCCGCCTGCACCTCGAAAGAAAGCTAGACAACTATGTGATATGCTCATATGCATAATGTATTGGCATGAATCGGTGGAGACCGTCACATGCAGAACAAGGGCAAATGCAGATGCAATTTTGTCCGCTGTAGATTTTCATGCCAGTGGCTCAAAAGGCCAGTAGATTTTATGACGATTTGGCAATCAAGGGAGGATCTCCGAGGTTGCCACTGGGGACATCTTTATAGCTGTCTTTCCTGTAGCTTATGTATCAGCTTGCCAGACCCTGTCAACAATAGATTGTCGTTTGATATCATAAAACCTCGCAGGCAGGTCTCAGCAAAGAGAATGCATGAGCCAATGGATGTGCATGTATGTTGGATATAGTCTTCAACTGTAGAATCTGCCTGCAAAAAACTATATTGACCGCTGGCAATGAGGACGACTTCAGTGTTGGCCACTGCTGATAGCTCTTATCTAATACCCCCAGATGGTGCAAAGCAAGTACACCTACACTACTGTTAATCTACAGGTAAAAAAGCACTGCTACTAATTGGTGGCTACAACACAGTTTGACCACTGGCATTTACTAGCAGACAAGAACGTGGATTGCACTGCACGTGCCGTTTACAAGAACATGCAATTGACAAGTAAAGGACTAGGTATCTAAAGTCTACTGCTAAAATTGCAAAGCAATGAAGCTTGTTGTGATAGTTAACAGAGATAATGTGATCGTTTTGGAATGTGCTACCGTGTTGAGATGGAGATTGAATCTTTAACCTGAGAATCAAGTAAAATTATTCATTGTTTCTACTTTTCTGAAGCAACAGAAGTCATCCTTTCACAATACAATTTGTGCCTCTTTAAGAGAGGTAGAGGGAAGCAGAACCATTTGTAGGCTACTGCAACATCACGCAGCATAGGGGATTGTGAGTACCACACTGCTTACGTAGCAAAGCTGTGACTGTCCTTTTGCTTGTGCATGACCTCTATCCCTACATCTTTCGGTAACATCATCAAGCCAACTATAAGTTCCAGAAATTCAGAGCATAGGTTTGAATGAAACTATTTGAAGAAGCCAAGGCCGGAAACGGGGTTTCGAGCAGCAATATCGAAAGATTACGGACTGAGCAGACAAACGAGGCAAAGGGGACCAGAGCGCTACTTTGATGCCCAAACACCAGCTTATAGACACGAGATAAATACATGACGGCCTCACACTCCACGTAAGGACCTGACAACAGCAACTGTATGTGACCATGGAAAGATAACGAGCAGTCAGTCGGCGTGTCAGAAACAAAACTCTTACCCCAAGGCCATAAAAGTAGTATACCTGAGCATGCACACGATACTACTTCCAAGGTAGGAGACTAGGAGTAGTAGAGAATGAGACATAGATCCACTGCAGTATAGTAACAGTTTCTGACATATGGATCTGATCCTATATATCAGTGATTGTGTAGTATGCATATGATCCTTCAATACTTCAGTAGAAGAACAGAGGCATCAAAGAAACTTTAGTCTTGCGACCACTGCACTTGCACAAAAACTAGCACCGCAACGTTGCATTCGAGTTGCCTTGTTCCCTGCTTCCTCCACTAGGGGCTGGTATCCACATGTCCCCCTAACCGCACAAGCGGGACAAAACACATGTAAAGCTGGAAACACATCGAGCCTTCGCCATCATCACCAAATATAGAAGTACATCGCAATTATATCCAGTCCCAAAATCAATGCAAATTGATGAATGGAAGACAGACGACAAAATTGCGTAATTCTGCAGCCTCTGAGCACATGCAACTGTTGAGGCAAAAACATGATCGATGCAGTGAATGAATTGAGCAGCTTGCACCACTGTAGGAGTACTATAAGTTAGAGAACACGACTGATGCAATGATCTCTGGGGATGTCTGATATTACTGAACGGTCAACCAGAGCTGCAGCAGCAGGCGCCATTAACTATCAGCGCAGCTATCTCTGATGCATATGGAGGAGCTCAGGATACCCATGCATGACCGCAACCTGAAGACAGCTGAGCTCATGAACAGAAACATGCCATTGGGATTCCAGCCGATAACACACTCTTCTGGATGCCTTTTGTCTGCCAGCGTCTAACACCCCTTCTCGGTCCTGCCTTCCAACATGTGTGATTACCAAACAATGCTAGCATAGCTTGCAACCTGCAAATCGTAATCAATGCGCATATTGAAGATTAAATGAGCTCTTTTTAACAGTTGGAGAAAATGTACCAGTCAGTCTTTCGGACAGTCCCGCTATTTCAAGGTTCATGTGCTCTTTCCGCATTGTAATGTACAGAGCGTTGCCACCAAGATAACTGAATTGCTGACAAACATAATCGATAAATGGGTCACTGGCACTGGTACAATGGGCAGCAGTGCAGAATGCACGAACAATTGTCCACGGTCCCACTTCAGTGAAGTTACTGAATTGATGCTTCGAACTTGCCAAACACATATGTATTCAGTTGCCATCAAACGAATAAACTGAAAGTGAACATCATCAAACAACAAAGAAGAGTGATTTCCTGTCTTTAGTTCACAATACGTGCCATCCTCTACCTGACAAAAAGACATCAAGATCCACCAAATTTTGTTAAAGTGGTGCACAACTGGATTCCAAAATTGCTATAAACTTGAATTTGCTGATTTGGTTAAAACCCGTGAAGTACAGTATAGGCCTCATAAATATACATTCCGCTCCACTTTATAAGGCTTATATTTTAGAAGGTACAAGGTCAACATCATAATGGGAAAATACAATAAAAGGTGTGTAACGTTACTCAGAGCAGTCTAAGTGAAGACAATATAAttaggaaaagaaaacaaacttGACAGAATCAACCAAAACAACATCACCAGGCTGTCATTAGAACCGCATTTGTAAAATAGAAGCTGTGGCATGCTTAGTGGATTAGTGATTGAGGACCACACACTACCAGATTAGGATGGATTTATGAAAGGCTTCCCCAATCAGTTCAATTGTAATGCTAAAACTTCAGGTCAAACTTTAGCAAGCTAAATAAGCTTCAGTTTACACTTGAATATATATTCAATGTCTTCCTGCAGATACGCGGCAAGTGCATATGTAAGCACAATCAAAACATCTCGTAACGCTACACgaagaaaataataaaatcgAACCCAGGAAGGACAATCATGCATGTACTGACCGAACTATTTGGCTGTAGAAACAGCGTCAGAATAAGTGTGGGGACCTTTTATAGGACAACGGTTTGTCATTTAGCCCCAGTAGAAGCCGTCGACTCAAAAGAAGAGAACTCCTGACCTGAAGAGTTGTTGCCCACAACATCCAGAACTCGGAAGCATAGTTGTTACGGTGATGTAACCATCAACTACCTTCACACATTTACAATGTTTATGGCTCATATCATAACGATGCTATACACATATTTACTAGCGAATACACATATCATAGTATAGgatagtagaaaaatatatTGGCAAATtacaatgtaaatgtagctcaAAAATGATAGTCTAGGATTTTAGTAAATCAAAATAACGATGTGCTACTACTTGTGCTATTGCTATCTAGTGTGCTTGTGCTACTGCTATGTGCTATCTACACTCTAGTGCGTTCTCTCTGTGTGTGGTTGTGTGCTATATAGAACAGAGTTACAAACATTAAGTTGGAGCTGttgagcttgatcttgactGCAGGCAGGGTAGTGAAGGAGCTTGAGCATGATTTAGGGATGGCAATCGGGTGTGACGGGTATGGGTACCTAACTTCCCGTACCTTCCAGTTTCTGCTCCGCCCGCGGCAAAGAACGGGGACCAAACCTGTCACCCGTGGGTATCCGTTGCCTGCGGGTATACCCATGGGTGGCAGGgagcgcagcggcggcggcaacgcAGGGCGGGGTGGGAAGGTGTTGGGCGGCAACATGGGTCGGGGATGGGCGGCGACGCGGGCGGCTTGAAGCAGGGATGGGCTGGGTGGCAGCAGCGGTGCAAGGCAGGCTCGAGGTGGCGTGGGACGGGGAGGGGCTAGGTAGCAGCTGCAGCGGCTCAGGGTAGGTTGGCGGCTAGCAATGACGGCATGGCGCGGGGCGGGGAGGGGCTGGGTGGCGACAATGCAGCCCGAGGCAAGGCTGAGCGGCGCTCGGACGGCGTGGTAGCGCGCGGCGGCGATGGGAGACAGGGAGCCAGCCAGGGGACTAAGTGAGTTGAGGGTGGTTGGAGTTGGAATTGGAATATTAGGGTTAGGAAAAGCAGGACCCACGTGTCATATATATTGACGGGTAAACGGATTCCACGGGTATGGGTATGTCTTACCCATAATCGTACATGTATACCCGTCGGGTAGTGATTTGCGTCCACGAACATACCCGCGGGTAGCAAATAAGAAACAAACTTGACCCTATTAGGGTATTTACCCATAGATAAACAGGTAAAACTGTCATCCCTAGCTTGACTACAAGTATACATTTATCAGTAgcccactttttttttttagaacggATTACCCCCAAATTTCATTACCCTAGAGTAACGAAATTACAGCAAGTTCCAAAGGACACCGGCACAATTACACAGAAACGATCTACACATTAGCCTAATACGACTCAGGATACTGATGCAGCGTCGAGGGCTGCCCTGAAACAAAAGGCGGCAGAAAGACCACCACACCATTTCACTGATACAACTACTGAGGAACTTAACTAAGTACCAAGCGTTTGCGACCCACGGTAGAAAATTACAGTCTTGAAAGCACCAGAACATAGGCAAAAGAGACATCAGAAACCCACTGGCGATCCTCGGCATAGCAACACCAAATCTTCTAGTTGAACTAGCCATTGCCCCATCTTGTATAAACTCTTCGTTCTGCACTCTTGCGGTCCTTGCCTCTTCATCGCTCTGCCTCTTGGGATGGAGAAGGAGCGCCGTCTCCTACAGGTTTTTCACACCGGCCACCAGCATGGCCTGTTGCTTCTCATCCAGGAGACCTGCCCAATATCGCAAAAAGGAACATGCACAACAAACCATCTCAGTATGAGATCTAACCGGTTTTTTATCAAACACAACCCCATTCCTCATTGTCCAAACTGCCCAAATGATCGCAGCTAAGCCCATTTTCCCCTCCATGAAGAAAGTGTTTGACCCAGATAAAGTACTGCTAAATGGTTTCAGGCCGGCAATTAGCCCCAATTACATACCAAACTAAGCTCCAGACATATTTAACCATGGTGCAACCAAAGAATAGATGGTGAATACTCTCAGGTTCACAGCATAACTAACACTTTGGGTCCCCTTCCAATTCCTTCTTATTAGATTATCCTTGGTGACGATGGCATTCTGATGTATCAGCCATATGAAAATTTTAAGAGGGATTTTAGCTTTTCATATTCCATTATGAGGCAGACCATTCTGAGTTCTGCATAAGTGATTATACATTGATTTTACAGAAAACCTCCCTAAGTTCTCCCACTGCCAAATAGGTCTATCTTTCTCAGGAGATAGGGCAGAAGTCATTAATACATCTCTCAGCCTTTGCAACTGGCATTGGAGATCTTCATGAAGCCATCTTTTATATGAAAGATTCCAGTGTTTTGAAGCAGCAGTTGCAACAGACACACTTTGTTCATTACAAATCTCGAAAAGACTCTGAAATTTCTCACTGAAGGATACCTCACCACACCAAGCATCTTTCCAGAAATCAGTTATGGTGCCTTTCCCAACTCTCATTTTTCTACCAGCCATATATTGATTTTTAACCTTTCGCAGATCATTCCACACAGGGGAACATTTAGTATTAGACTTAAGCTTGGAAACACAATTTCCTTTGATGTATTTTTTCTTAGTGGCACACTTAGAACTACATTAGCTTACTAGTCCAATTGCACAAGGCCGAAGTAGCAAAACCCAAAGCCTAaagtgaaggtgatatgccctagagacaatgatagagatgattgtatcagtCTATGTTTATGCACTTATGAATAATTCATTATTCTAAGAATaactatcatttatattgattagtaagtatgtgacttattcatggaactctttgtttgtatcatgatgttattctaaattgatctcTGATCACATATCATTATAATGATAGATAAGATCATcaaatgtattgattgatgatcacgtttcacaaataataggtatagagatattgaatcaataatatggatatttatgttaaagaaaataatgttggatagatccaccttgagatactgttgtgattgttatttatgatatgtcatcaattgttatctcaaatgataTACCTGTAGAATCCTTAGACTtgagattgtcattgattcccagaatgtgtagtgacatactttagAGTTGCCAAACACTACTccataactaggtagtcataa
The nucleotide sequence above comes from Phragmites australis chromosome 4, lpPhrAust1.1, whole genome shotgun sequence. Encoded proteins:
- the LOC133914509 gene encoding RING-H2 finger protein ATL1-like; this encodes MDPPPAPFPSSSSPPSTPPSNASITMVIITVVGIIAAFALLASYYAFVTKCQLLRALWSRHPPWHRRVRGAGGREPSVIRAVATEDRGLGLTLIRMLPVVKFTAAACDVDNGMAGRISVSECAVCLSEFVERERVRLLPNCSHAFHIDCIDTWLQGSARCPFCRSDVRLAATRLPAGCTSATTVPGHRRDNELASDSIVIEVRGEHESWVSHGSATPAGRRLRQKHKAESVGDEVIDTRKKNEEFAVQPLRRSLSLDSSCDKHLYVSVQEFLTTQRQVCH